The stretch of DNA ACCGCGATACTGTAGATATGGAGCAATTCAACCTCTTGAAGTGGTAAGTGCGTGCAGCTTAATCAAGTCATTATTGCTCATAAAGCAGGAGATTCACTAAGTAAAAGCTGGGCAGAAAAATGCGCGCGGCAGTTAGAAAGTCGCAACTGTCGCGTCCTTATGGGACCAAGTGGACCGCAAGATAATCCTTATCCGGTATTTTTAGCATCGTCAACACAGCCGATTGATATGGCTTTGGTACTAGGTGGAGACGGTACAGCTTTGTCTGCGGCGCGAAATTTGGCAGCAGATGGAATTCCCATTTTGGCAGTAAATGTTGGAGGAAATTTAGGTTTTTTAACTGAGTCGTTTGACGTCTTTAAGGATTCAGAACAAGTATGGGATAGGTTAGCCTCTGACTTTTATGCGATTCAACGGCGGATGATGCTCCAAGCCCAAGTATTTGAAGGGAATAGTAGCAATCTTGAACCTGTTAGCGATCGCTTTCTTGCTCTCAATGAAATTTGTGTCAAACCCGCATCGGCAGACCGGATGATTACTTCGATTCTGGAAATGGAAATCGATGGTGAAGTTGTCGATCAATATCAAGGTGATGGACTTATTATTGCTACACCCACCGGTTCCACTGCATATACTGTAGCAGCGAGTGGTCCCATTGTGCATGATGGAATGCAAGCTATTACCATCACTCCAATTTGCCCGATGAGTCTTTCAAGTCGTCCAATTGTCTTACCTGCAGGATCAGTTGTTAGTATTTGGCCTTTGGCAGATTATGAGTTGAATACAAAGTTGTGGACCGATAGCGTCCTCGGAACTTCAATTTGGCCTGGTCAACGCGTTGATGTCCGCATGGCGGAATACCTTGCTAAGTTTATTATCTTACGAGAAAATTATTCGTATTATCAAACATTACGCGAAAAGCTACATTGGGCAGGTGCAAGAATTCGCTACAGCAATAACCATCGAGATAATTAATGCGATCGCAAGCTTGGCGACTTTCTTCGCAGTTACACAAATAGGCGTTGGTGAATTCAATAGGATTTTACCCTCAACCCCCAACTTTGGAAAGCCACTCTGTTGAATTTTCTCCCGTTGTACAAATTCAATCTTGAAATGAACCACCCTGACCATTGTTAATCAAACAGCATCAAAAAGGCGTGATAGATTACAATGTCCAGCCGCCTCTAATATCCAGTTGCTGCTAAATCCAAAATATATTCGCTACAAGCTACGCGCTCGATTTGCGTCAGCCATCTGCCATTAGGATAAAGTTGAATAAGTCGAAACCCTGGGTATTCTGGTCTCAAGGCAAATTGCGTACTATGTGGTTCAAACTGCACTGAAGTCGCAGGACTACCTAGGTAATGCACGCCGTTTCTCTGGCAATGAAATTCTTGATGAATGTGACCAAACAAAACCAACTTGACTTGTGGATGGCGATCTAAAATGGCAAAAAACTCATCAGCATTTTCTAGTATGCTGCGATCCAGCCAAAGAGAATTGACTGCAAAGGGTGGATGATGTAATGCTATCAAAGTTGGCTGCGTTTTTCGAGCGACTAGCTGTCTTTCTAACCAAGCTAGTGTTGTTTCTGAAAGGTGACCGCGAACATTCCCTGGTACGGCTGAATTGATTAAGACAAAGTTCCAACCGCCCCAGGTAAATTCCTTCTGTGGTAAAATAAACGCTTGATTTAAGATTTGCTGCATTACCGCAAAGTCGTCGTGATTTCCAGGAATCCAATAGGTAGGCTTGTTTAGCGGCACCAGCAAATGTTGCAAGCGCTGATAGGATGTAGGTGTTCCATCTTGTGATAAATCTCCTGTAACCAGCAGCGCGTCTATTTTATTTTGTAAACTAATTAACCGTTCAACTACTGCTTGAAACGATTTGGTGGTGTTGATTCCCAGTAACTCTTGCTTTTCATCTGCAAATAGATGAATGTCTGTAACTTGAGCGATAGATAAGGGAGATTGATTCATGTTTACAGACGCCAAGTTTTATTCTAAACTGCTGTATCTTCAGCAGCGAAATCTTTACATCTTAAGAACAAGTAAAATAAAACAGCAAGTTACAGCACAACTTCCTAAGTACAGACCATTTCTGTATTTTTTTGAGACGCTAAGTTGGCAAGATGTACAAAAGCTATAGTGCTTGTGCTTCTTTATACTAGCGATAAACGTAAAGATAATTTGCGATCTTTAACGACTTTATTTGTGATTGAAATCACAAATTATTTGCAGGAAGACTTTGAATCTATACGCCATGCAAGCGATCTGTCTCTATTAATGCTATAGTAATTTAATGGAAATTGTGCGCTGTCTGTAACATAGTCAAAATAAAGCGACTAAAGTAGCAAACTTATTGCCAGCAGATAGTTTTGGCGGCATAGCCAAGTGGTAAGGCAGAGGTCTGCAAAACCTTTATTCCCCAGTTCGAATCTGGGTGCCGCCTTGTGACTAGAAAGTTACTCATAAAGTTTTCTATCTAAGGCGCGCTGGCAAGTCGTAGACGACAAAAACAGCTCTCCTTAAGACAGGTGTGCGTTTCATCAAAGAAAAAGGGTACAACCATACTGGAATACACGAGGTCTTGCAAGCAACAGGAGTACCTAAAGGTTCGTTTTACTATTATTTCAAAAGTAAGGAGGACTTTGGAGTAGAGATTATTGAAAATGATGCTCGCGAACACAGCCAATTTTGCATAAGTATCTCAAGGATGAAACACTATCTCCCTTGACTCGCTTGCAGCGTTATTTTGAAGCAAAATACGAAGAATTTGCATTGCTGCAGTGTCGTGATGGTTGCTTGTTAGGTAATTTTAGTCAAGAGTTAGCAGATCAAAACGAAAGATTTTGTTGATTGCTTGCAGCAAGCCCAAGCTGTCGGGGAACTATCATCCGACTTAGACGCCCGCGTTCTCGCTGACTTCTGCCTAAATAGCTAGGAAGGCGCATTGCAACAGAAGAAAGTTACTAAAAGTCCCGTACCTCTACAGATTTTTATGAATGTGATGTTTGGTATTGTTTTCAAAAGTTGAAAGTTCGATTTTGCTCAAGGCGTATCGCTCATTTGTAGTAGACCAGTATAATAACGCGTTGTCTGTAACAATCCTGCAAAAATACGACTTTATGAATTCAGAGGAAAAATTGCAATGACGAACAAAAAAATTCTCATTGCCGTCACCAGCCACGAGGAACTAGGCAACACAGGGAAAAAGACAGGGTTTTATCTTTCTGAGGTGACGCACCCCTACGATGTCTTTACGCGCGCAGGCTACGACGTAGATTTTGTCAGTCCCAAAGGTGGAAAAGCACCGATGGACGGCGTGCAGCTTGAAGACCCGCTCAATAAAGCATTTCTAGATGACCCCGACAAGGTAAAACAAGTTGAAAACACGCTGCAACCATCGCAAGTCGATCCGACTCAGTACGATGCTATTTTTTATGCAGGCGGTCACGGGACAATGTGGGATTTTCCTAATAACGAACAACTTGCTCAAATCGCGGCAAATATTTACGAACAAGGTGGTGTTGTTGGTGCTGTTTGTCACGGACCTGCAGGACTACTCAACATTAAGCTTGCTAATGGCGAGTATCTCATCAAAGGTAAAACTGTTTCTGGCTTTACAAACGAAGAAGAAGCCGCAGTGGAACTGACTGAAGCTGTGCCATTTTTACTCGAATCAGCATTAAAAGAAAGAGGCGCAGAATTTACAAAAGCAGCAAATTTTGAAGCGCATGTTGTCAAAAGCGATCGCCTCGTTACTGGACAAAATCCTGCTTCTGCTGCAGGTGTCGCCGAACAAATGCTGCAATTAATCGAAAATCCTACTGAAACTACCTCCTCTGCGACAGTCTGAAAAATTTTAGCCGCAGCCGAAATACCCTATTTGCAAGTTGTCAACAGTTTTTCAGCGTTCATTGCATTAACGTGTCTGGAACTGCTAGACATACAATAACAAAATTACGTTCCAAGTAAAGACACTACTCACGACGCCGATTTTGTTACCAGGTTACTCGCAGGCAAACTCCTAGAGAAAATAGTTTGGAGGAAAACCAGCAAGAGGCTGATAGTCAATACAACACTGCCAAGAAGAGTCCCACAATCAATGATAGACGGCGTTTGTACTGCCATGCGATACAAGCGTTGTAGTGCAATCGCAGGTTCAATTGCCATCGAGTCAATCAAAAACTGTATCTGAACAAATGACGGAAACTTGTTCAAAGGGCGTGTAACTTGCACTGCTAGCAAAACCTCCTCAACACCACCCGTGCAAGTTGCAGTGCTGCTATCTATTGCATCAAACCAGTTAGCAGAAAATTTAAAAGAATCAAGATTTATTAACTTCAACGTTAACCTAGGTAAGCAATAAGGCGAATAGTTCAAATACACCTGCTGACATCTTGTTTTCTGGTAGATGCAATAGATCAGCGCCGATTCATCTATCAACACTGCTATGAGAAAAGCAGTTACGACCGACAAGGGTTGTAAGCGTGTAGATGCAACTTGGATGAAGATGGGTTTTGTGGCTGTGTGCGCTCACTGCAATCGGTAGAGTGAAATCCCAAAAGGGTTTTATACTAAAAGCGTGGCTGGGCAGATTCTAGCGCTCATAGAAAACAGTTGCCCTCTCGATTTAGGATAAATTTGGCTTCTCAAATTAGAGAAATATTGCAGTGAATTAGTCAGAATTTCATCGTGGCACTCTTGGCAATTAAAAGAGAATAACCAACCAAATCTATGCGCTACCGTCGATTCAGTTACCGTTACACTGGCATTGTTTCTGGAATAAATTCACCCTCACAGTCAGACTTTTGGAAGAGTCAGATTCAGTCTAGGTTTGCTTACCCTCAATGGCAGCCGCCTGCCGATCTCTATGAAACTCCCACAGATTTGATTGTGAAAGCTGAAATTGCGGGGATGATAGAGGAAGATTTTGAAATTTCCCTCTACGAGAACGCTCTAGTCATTCAAGGGACGAGATCTTGGGAGAATCTCCAAGGAGACGAACACTACCATGCCGTCAACATTCAGTATGGTTCGTTTCACCTAGAAGTGCCCTTAAGGCAGAAAATTGAGCGCGATCGCGTTCAAGCTCGTTACGATCGCGGTTTTTTGTACGTCATGCTACCCAAAGCGGAGGTGTCACTGTGATTGATGCAGTTCCCCCTGGTGTAGACCAAAGTGCCGAAACTAATGCTCAAAATGTTCCTGAAATTCCAGATGCACTGCCAGTCTTACCGCTGATCAATACCGTGATTGTTCCTATGGCAGTTGCTCCAATTGTTGTGGGACAGGAGCGCTCGGTCAAGCTGGTAGATGAAGTCATGCGTACCAACCGGTTAGTGGCGCTAGTCGCGCAACGCAACCCAGAAGTGCGTCCAGCAGGTCCTGATGATATCTATCGTGTTGGTACTGCGGCAATTATTCATCGGCTACTGCGCTTGCCTGATGGCACATTGCAAATCGTGGTTCAAGGATTAGAGCGAATTCGGCTCCTTGATTTTTTACAAACAGAACCGTTTTTAGTGGCGCGGGTAGAAAAAGCCTCTGAACAAACTACTACCAACATGGAAACTGAAGCCCTGCGCCGCACCCTGGGCGAATTATTTCGTAAGTTGGTTTTGCTGACGGATGATATTCCCAACGAGTTAGCCAATGCAGGCGAAAATGTCAGTGATTCTCGCATGTTTGCCTATCTAGTTGCCGCTATGGTTCCGATAGACACTCCAGTGCGGCAAGAAGTGTTAGAACTGAATACAGTGCCAGATAAACTGAAGCGGCTGATTGAGCTAGTGCAACAGGAACTCGCTGTCCGAGAATTACAACAGCAAATTGCTTCCGATGCCCAGGAAAAAATTTCCAAAACTCAGAGAGAATACATTCTCCGAGAACAATTAAAATCAATTCAGCGGGAACTTGGTGAGGAAGATACTGAACAAGCCGAAATTCGAGAAATACGGAAACAGCTAGAAGCAGCGCAGTTGCCTGAAGAGGCGCGTAAAGAAGCCTTGCGAGAATTATCTCGCCTAGAACGCCTGCCGGCAATATCGCCCGAATACGGCATGATTCGTACCTATCTGGATTGGATGGTGAATCTACCCTGGAACATTGCCACAGGCCAAGCAATCGATTTAGCTCATGCTCGGCAAATTCTAGATGAAGACCATTACGATTTAGAACGAATTAAAGACCGGATCTTGGAATATCTGGCGGTCAAAAAACTAAAAGGCGATCGCGAAGTAGTTCTCAAGCAGCAGCGTGAAGCTCAAATAACTTTGCAAAAAGACCAAACTGAACATAAACCAGCAGCTCAATTTGAGAAGCATCAAGAGATACTTGATGATATTCGCCGGGAGCCGATCTTGTGTTTCGTAGGACCGCCAGGAGTAGGTAAAACTTCTCTGGGACAGTCGATCGCCCGCGCTATGGGGCGTAAATTTGTGCGGGTTAGTCTAGGCGGTGTAAGTGACGAGGCAGAAATCCGCGGACATCGCCGTACCTACATTGGCGCTTTACCTGGTCGTTTGATTCAAGCCTTGCGTCGCGTAGAAACTTCCGATCCCGTGTTTATGCTGGACGAGGTAGACAAGTTAGGTAGAAGTTTTCAGGGCGATCCGGCAGCAGCACTTTTGGAAGTTCTCGACCCGGCACAAAATCATACGTTTGTAGATACCTATCTGGGTGTACCGTTTGATTTGTCCAGAGTGCTATTTATCTGCACCGCCAATACGATTGAAACCATTCCCTCTCCTTTACTCGATCGCATGGAGATTTTGAGTCTCTCTGGCTACACCGAAATGGAAAAATTACACATTGCCCGTCGCTATCTGTTGCCAAAACAGCTTCGCATCAATGGATTACAGCCAGAGGAATTAACCATTACCGATACAGCTTTGCAAAGGATTATTCGGGAATATACCCGCGAGGCAGGAGTCCGCAGTTTAGAGCGAGAAATTGGTACAGTGGTTCGCAAAGTTGCTCGTCAAATTGCTGAAGGAACAGCTAAGTCTGCAAACATTGAAGCAGAGCAGATTCCTGATTACTTGCGCCGCCCGCGATTTGCAAATGAAGTGGTGGAACGGATCGATCGTCCTGGAATTGCTACAGGTCTAGCCTGGACCCCAACTGGCGGAGATGTGCTATTTGTCGAAGCTACGATGATGCCTGGACGAGATGAACGATTGATATTAACAGGAATGCTGGGAGATGTGATGCGCGAATCCGCCCAGGCAGCACTGTCTTACGTGCGATCGAATGCTGAAAAACTAGAGATTGACCCGAAAGTTTTTGTTGGCAAAGTGGTGCACGTGCATGTACCAGCTGGGGCAACTCCCAAGGATGGACCTTCGGCAGGAGTAACGATGGTAACGGCGATCGCCTCCCTCGCCTCAGGTCGTTTAGTACGCAATGACGTCGCCATGACTGGTGAAATTACGCTCCGAGGTAAAGTTTTACCTGTGGGTGGTATTCGGGAAAAGGTCTTGGCAGCCTATCGAGCAGGTGTTAAAACTGTCATCTTGCCCCAGCGTAATGAAACAGATTTAGAAGATGTGCCACAAGAGGTACGCAATCAACTCCAGTTTGTTTTTGCCGATGCTGCGGAAGAGGTGTTAGCAACAGCTTTAATGCCTGTTTAATGCCTGTAAATAACGAGTGCCGCTCTGCTTGTCAATTCTGACATTTTATATTGACATGACTTCTTTTATAGTCAGAGCTTTTCTTACGCTGTTTGTCGTTCTCGATCCGATTGGGTTAGTACCCCTTTTTATGACATTAGCAGGGTATCATTCTCATAAGGTACAACTGCGGATCATTCGCCAGGCGCTTCTAGTAGCAGGTGGAATTTTATTTGTCTTTGCATTATTTGGCAACAACTTACTGCGTTATCTAGGCATCAGTGTCGCAGCTTTTCAGGTAGCAGCAGGTATTTTACTGTTAAAAATTGCTATCGATATGGTATTCGCCCAGCGCGAACGAGAAACTAAAGCAGAAGAATCAGAAGCCCAAATCCGAACAGATATTAGTGTATTTCCGCTAGGAACGCCTCTAATTGCAGGTCCTGGAGCCTTAGCTAGTATTTTGATTCTGCAAGCAGAAGCTGCAATCTATCCACTGGGTACTGTTGTGATTTTAGGAATCATCGCGTTTGTGCTTTTATTGATCTATGGCTCACTGGCGATCGCACAACACATTACCCATTGGTTAGGTCGCACTGGGATTAATGTCATTTCCCGAGTCTTAGGAATCTTACTAGCAGC from Chroococcidiopsis sp. TS-821 encodes:
- a CDS encoding NAD(+) kinase; translated protein: MQLNQVIIAHKAGDSLSKSWAEKCARQLESRNCRVLMGPSGPQDNPYPVFLASSTQPIDMALVLGGDGTALSAARNLAADGIPILAVNVGGNLGFLTESFDVFKDSEQVWDRLASDFYAIQRRMMLQAQVFEGNSSNLEPVSDRFLALNEICVKPASADRMITSILEMEIDGEVVDQYQGDGLIIATPTGSTAYTVAASGPIVHDGMQAITITPICPMSLSSRPIVLPAGSVVSIWPLADYELNTKLWTDSVLGTSIWPGQRVDVRMAEYLAKFIILRENYSYYQTLREKLHWAGARIRYSNNHRDN
- the cpdA gene encoding 3',5'-cyclic-AMP phosphodiesterase, which produces MNQSPLSIAQVTDIHLFADEKQELLGINTTKSFQAVVERLISLQNKIDALLVTGDLSQDGTPTSYQRLQHLLVPLNKPTYWIPGNHDDFAVMQQILNQAFILPQKEFTWGGWNFVLINSAVPGNVRGHLSETTLAWLERQLVARKTQPTLIALHHPPFAVNSLWLDRSILENADEFFAILDRHPQVKLVLFGHIHQEFHCQRNGVHYLGSPATSVQFEPHSTQFALRPEYPGFRLIQLYPNGRWLTQIERVACSEYILDLAATGY
- a CDS encoding MarC family protein, with amino-acid sequence MTSFIVRAFLTLFVVLDPIGLVPLFMTLAGYHSHKVQLRIIRQALLVAGGILFVFALFGNNLLRYLGISVAAFQVAAGILLLKIAIDMVFAQRERETKAEESEAQIRTDISVFPLGTPLIAGPGALASILILQAEAAIYPLGTVVILGIIAFVLLLIYGSLAIAQHITHWLGRTGINVISRVLGILLAALAVQYIVDGILTSIDVKF
- a CDS encoding Hsp20/alpha crystallin family protein, which encodes MRYRRFSYRYTGIVSGINSPSQSDFWKSQIQSRFAYPQWQPPADLYETPTDLIVKAEIAGMIEEDFEISLYENALVIQGTRSWENLQGDEHYHAVNIQYGSFHLEVPLRQKIERDRVQARYDRGFLYVMLPKAEVSL
- a CDS encoding type 1 glutamine amidotransferase domain-containing protein, with the protein product MTNKKILIAVTSHEELGNTGKKTGFYLSEVTHPYDVFTRAGYDVDFVSPKGGKAPMDGVQLEDPLNKAFLDDPDKVKQVENTLQPSQVDPTQYDAIFYAGGHGTMWDFPNNEQLAQIAANIYEQGGVVGAVCHGPAGLLNIKLANGEYLIKGKTVSGFTNEEEAAVELTEAVPFLLESALKERGAEFTKAANFEAHVVKSDRLVTGQNPASAAGVAEQMLQLIENPTETTSSATV
- the lon gene encoding endopeptidase La encodes the protein MAVAPIVVGQERSVKLVDEVMRTNRLVALVAQRNPEVRPAGPDDIYRVGTAAIIHRLLRLPDGTLQIVVQGLERIRLLDFLQTEPFLVARVEKASEQTTTNMETEALRRTLGELFRKLVLLTDDIPNELANAGENVSDSRMFAYLVAAMVPIDTPVRQEVLELNTVPDKLKRLIELVQQELAVRELQQQIASDAQEKISKTQREYILREQLKSIQRELGEEDTEQAEIREIRKQLEAAQLPEEARKEALRELSRLERLPAISPEYGMIRTYLDWMVNLPWNIATGQAIDLAHARQILDEDHYDLERIKDRILEYLAVKKLKGDREVVLKQQREAQITLQKDQTEHKPAAQFEKHQEILDDIRREPILCFVGPPGVGKTSLGQSIARAMGRKFVRVSLGGVSDEAEIRGHRRTYIGALPGRLIQALRRVETSDPVFMLDEVDKLGRSFQGDPAAALLEVLDPAQNHTFVDTYLGVPFDLSRVLFICTANTIETIPSPLLDRMEILSLSGYTEMEKLHIARRYLLPKQLRINGLQPEELTITDTALQRIIREYTREAGVRSLEREIGTVVRKVARQIAEGTAKSANIEAEQIPDYLRRPRFANEVVERIDRPGIATGLAWTPTGGDVLFVEATMMPGRDERLILTGMLGDVMRESAQAALSYVRSNAEKLEIDPKVFVGKVVHVHVPAGATPKDGPSAGVTMVTAIASLASGRLVRNDVAMTGEITLRGKVLPVGGIREKVLAAYRAGVKTVILPQRNETDLEDVPQEVRNQLQFVFADAAEEVLATALMPV